From the Bacteroidia bacterium genome, one window contains:
- a CDS encoding SCO family protein — translation MRRTFLHITFAILAAAGVSACGDGSATTVTALPELGKAPAFTGSNFTGAEVSSDELRGTVYIAYFFFTSCSGPCPVMNSKANVLQAAYAKANDFRIVGFSVDPETDTVLRLARYADRYSAKPGRWYMLHSSIEQVSEVASAGFKVGDASEPDLHSTRFILVDRSGTIRGYYDGMDDTKMSELRGAIDFLLGRDA, via the coding sequence ATGAGACGCACCTTTCTCCATATTACCTTCGCTATCCTTGCCGCCGCTGGCGTTTCAGCCTGCGGAGACGGAAGCGCCACGACGGTGACAGCGCTGCCGGAACTGGGTAAAGCCCCCGCGTTCACCGGCAGTAACTTTACCGGCGCCGAGGTGAGCAGCGACGAGCTGCGCGGTACCGTGTACATCGCGTATTTCTTTTTCACGAGCTGTTCCGGTCCCTGTCCCGTGATGAATTCCAAGGCCAACGTCTTGCAGGCCGCGTACGCCAAGGCCAATGATTTTCGCATCGTCGGTTTCAGCGTGGATCCGGAGACGGACACCGTGCTGCGGCTGGCGCGCTATGCGGACCGCTACTCGGCGAAGCCGGGCCGTTGGTACATGCTGCACAGCAGTATCGAACAGGTGTCCGAGGTCGCATCCGCGGGTTTCAAGGTCGGTGACGCGTCCGAACCGGATTTGCACAGCACACGCTTCATTCTTGTCGATCGCAGCGGGACCATCCGGGGATATTACGACGGCATGGACGATACGAAAATGAGCGAGCTTCGCGGCGCCATTGACTTTTTGCTCGGGAGGGACGCATGA
- a CDS encoding DUF420 domain-containing protein — translation MSISDLPTVNALLNSLATAFLLVGFYFIRRKDVRRHRAMMLAAFATSTLFLATYLTYHFSAHLVTRFQGEGIARTVYFIILISHSILAVAVPPMAILTLFRGLKMSVERHRAIARWTLPLWLYVSVTGVAVYLMLYHFYA, via the coding sequence ATGAGCATCAGTGATCTCCCGACGGTGAATGCGCTGCTGAATTCGCTTGCGACCGCGTTTCTGCTCGTCGGATTCTATTTCATCAGGCGCAAGGACGTACGCAGGCACCGCGCGATGATGTTGGCGGCTTTCGCGACTTCGACGCTTTTCCTGGCCACCTACCTGACCTATCACTTCAGCGCGCATCTCGTGACGAGGTTCCAGGGTGAGGGGATTGCGCGAACGGTGTATTTCATCATTCTGATATCGCATTCCATCCTTGCGGTCGCCGTACCGCCCATGGCGATACTCACATTGTTTCGCGGACTGAAAATGTCTGTGGAGCGTCACCGCGCCATCGCGCGGTGGACGCTGCCGCTGTGGCTGTACGTATCCGTCACCGGTGTGGCCGTGTATCTGATGCTGTACCACTTCTATGCGTGA
- a CDS encoding cytochrome c family protein: MFTASIDKQIKRAILGGLTVVAVGALAFYFLRHPDVMDVGYRPQQPVPFDHRLHAGDLGISCVYCHSSVETSAHSTVPPTSTCMNCHNAVKRDSPKLEAVRASYENNTPIEWVRIHRLPDYAFFNHSRHVNAGIDCASCHGEVEKQGVVVQKKPLTMGWCLDCHRAPEEHVIRTRDISGVDVRPSVLNSALKKGPENCSACHH; this comes from the coding sequence ATGTTTACAGCCTCCATAGACAAGCAGATTAAACGCGCAATACTCGGCGGACTCACCGTGGTCGCCGTCGGCGCCCTCGCATTCTATTTTTTGCGCCACCCCGATGTTATGGATGTCGGATACCGGCCGCAGCAACCCGTGCCGTTTGACCACCGGCTCCATGCCGGAGATCTCGGCATCAGTTGCGTCTATTGCCACAGCAGCGTCGAAACTTCCGCGCATTCCACCGTGCCGCCGACGAGCACCTGCATGAATTGCCACAACGCCGTCAAGCGCGACAGTCCCAAGCTCGAGGCCGTACGCGCGAGCTATGAGAACAATACCCCGATTGAGTGGGTGCGCATTCACCGGCTTCCCGACTACGCGTTTTTCAATCACAGCCGGCATGTGAACGCTGGTATCGATTGTGCGTCCTGTCACGGCGAGGTGGAAAAGCAGGGGGTGGTGGTTCAGAAAAAACCGCTGACCATGGGTTGGTGCCTGGATTGTCACCGCGCGCCGGAGGAACACGTCATCCGGACTCGTGACATTTCCGGCGTGGACGTGCGCCCTTCGGTGCTCAACAGCGCATTGAAAAAAGGACCCGAGAACTGTTCCGCCTGCCATCATTGA
- a CDS encoding TAT-variant-translocated molybdopterin oxidoreductase, protein MADTTTQNKTYWKSFRELSGDPEVMEQLKHEFPPDYDEPTAGASFMTRRTFIGLLAASTAFAATGCRRPEQTIVPYVKKPEYLVPGLANHFATAWTHQNFAAGLLVKSREGRPIKIEGNDLDPVSGGKSSHLAQASLLSLYDPDRVLRPTVNDSDSTPLNAMRRIADAIREVTAKGKSVRIVVDEHASPSLAKLYAQLETLLPNTKVVTWPAITATGAAEANRQLLGFDGIMVPDLSRADVLLGVEADFLGTDPDALYHIRRFSSRRKPSRSDLSMSRFYAVEAAMTLTGMNADTRVSIKPGEMNEFLLALLHELCVKRGLPGLDASLVAMLAGAANERFPLIARIADDMAGKQSAVLIGRHLPVETHALGVLLNRVLGAYGEGKVFDPAQALPYSASKKAGIETLRGELNKGSVGALIFADVNPAYSLPGAGFRTLVSKVPYRFSLSQYADETSKFCSIFIPVNHYLEAWGDARMMDGSQAVVQPLIAPLNEGQLSLGDALMGIAKALDANSFADTANWYEYVRKRWRDEVFAASGRPYFDAFWTDALRNGSIPGSTQRPAMGFDTTSASRLLRSAAAQKQQGLMLGVLPSHSLYDGRLANLGWLMELPDPVTKVTWDNVAMMSKSLAQRLGVKQQDVVRITTASGSIELPVFIQPGISGDAVFTSTGFGRTEGGRVLAEKGANAFAVMSSVSESIGYVRAKIEKTGATMTIATTQDHHSLSGDEHFDIDRSDIVKTATLAAYAKDASVIYEKDLPVYGAERNTDRPISMTKPFDYSSGHRWGMTIDTSSCVGCNACVIACVSENNIPAVGKEQVARGREMHWIRIDRYYSGDDDNPDTLLQPMLCQHCEKAPCENVCPVAATTHSPEGLNEMTYNRCVGTRYCSNNCPYKVRRFNYLDNHTEDRDPLSLVFNPDVTVRMRGVMEKCTFCVQRINGAKHHAKNEGRDRLNDGEVHTACQQACPADAIVFGDVNNPDSAVSKSMTSDRGYHVLRELNVRPSITYLAKIRNTDGGRA, encoded by the coding sequence ATGGCTGATACAACGACACAGAACAAGACCTACTGGAAAAGCTTCCGCGAGCTGTCGGGCGATCCGGAGGTCATGGAGCAACTCAAGCACGAGTTCCCGCCGGATTACGACGAGCCCACAGCGGGCGCGTCGTTCATGACACGGCGCACCTTCATCGGTCTGCTTGCCGCGTCCACTGCCTTTGCGGCGACCGGTTGCCGGCGTCCCGAACAGACGATCGTGCCCTATGTAAAAAAACCGGAATATCTCGTGCCCGGTTTGGCCAACCATTTCGCCACCGCGTGGACGCATCAGAATTTCGCTGCCGGCTTGCTCGTGAAATCCCGCGAGGGACGCCCGATCAAAATCGAGGGGAACGATCTCGATCCGGTGAGCGGCGGGAAATCGTCGCATCTCGCGCAGGCCTCGCTGCTGTCGCTGTACGATCCCGACCGCGTCCTGCGGCCCACGGTAAACGACAGCGACTCCACGCCGCTCAACGCCATGCGCCGCATCGCCGACGCGATCCGCGAAGTGACGGCCAAGGGGAAGAGCGTCCGCATCGTCGTGGACGAGCACGCGTCGCCCTCGCTTGCGAAGCTGTATGCGCAGCTCGAGACACTGCTGCCCAATACCAAAGTGGTGACCTGGCCCGCTATCACCGCCACAGGCGCGGCGGAAGCCAACCGGCAACTGCTCGGCTTCGACGGCATCATGGTGCCCGATCTCTCCCGCGCGGATGTGCTCCTCGGTGTGGAAGCGGATTTCCTCGGTACCGATCCCGACGCGCTGTATCACATCCGCCGCTTCTCGTCCCGCCGCAAACCCTCGCGCAGCGATCTTTCCATGAGCCGCTTCTACGCGGTGGAAGCGGCCATGACGCTCACTGGCATGAATGCCGACACGCGCGTGAGCATCAAGCCCGGCGAGATGAATGAGTTTCTGCTGGCACTGCTGCATGAGCTGTGCGTCAAGCGCGGTCTGCCCGGTCTCGACGCGTCGCTCGTCGCCATGTTGGCCGGGGCGGCCAACGAGCGCTTCCCCCTGATCGCCCGGATCGCCGACGACATGGCCGGGAAACAATCCGCGGTACTGATCGGCAGGCATCTGCCCGTCGAGACGCATGCGCTGGGTGTGCTGCTCAACCGCGTTCTTGGCGCGTATGGCGAGGGAAAAGTGTTCGATCCCGCACAGGCGCTTCCTTACAGCGCGTCGAAGAAAGCCGGTATCGAAACGCTGCGCGGAGAGCTGAACAAGGGTTCCGTCGGCGCGCTGATCTTCGCCGATGTGAATCCCGCCTACTCTCTGCCTGGAGCGGGTTTCCGGACCCTTGTGTCCAAAGTTCCCTACCGCTTCTCGCTTTCGCAATACGCCGACGAGACATCGAAATTCTGTTCCATTTTCATTCCGGTCAACCACTATCTCGAAGCGTGGGGAGACGCCCGGATGATGGACGGTTCACAGGCCGTCGTGCAGCCGCTGATCGCGCCTCTGAACGAAGGCCAGCTCTCATTGGGTGACGCTCTCATGGGCATCGCCAAGGCGCTGGACGCGAACAGCTTCGCCGACACCGCAAATTGGTACGAGTATGTGCGCAAGCGCTGGCGCGACGAAGTGTTCGCCGCGAGCGGACGCCCGTATTTCGATGCCTTCTGGACGGACGCATTGCGGAACGGATCCATTCCCGGCAGCACACAGCGTCCGGCGATGGGCTTCGACACCACATCTGCTTCGCGCCTGCTTCGCAGCGCCGCCGCGCAGAAGCAACAGGGACTGATGCTCGGCGTGCTGCCGTCGCACTCGCTGTACGACGGACGCCTGGCCAATCTGGGCTGGCTCATGGAGTTGCCCGATCCCGTCACCAAGGTGACCTGGGACAACGTCGCGATGATGAGCAAATCCCTGGCGCAGCGGCTGGGGGTAAAACAGCAGGATGTGGTGCGCATCACAACGGCATCGGGCAGTATCGAGCTGCCGGTGTTCATTCAGCCGGGGATTTCCGGGGACGCGGTGTTCACAAGCACCGGCTTCGGACGCACCGAAGGCGGACGCGTGCTTGCGGAGAAAGGCGCCAACGCCTTTGCCGTGATGTCCTCCGTTTCCGAATCCATCGGCTATGTGCGCGCAAAAATTGAAAAAACCGGCGCGACCATGACTATCGCGACCACGCAGGATCATCACTCGCTATCCGGCGATGAGCATTTCGATATCGACCGCAGCGACATCGTGAAGACGGCCACGCTCGCGGCCTACGCCAAGGATGCCTCGGTGATTTACGAGAAGGACCTGCCGGTGTATGGCGCAGAGCGCAACACCGACCGTCCGATCAGCATGACCAAGCCCTTCGACTACAGCAGCGGCCACCGCTGGGGAATGACCATTGACACCTCGTCCTGCGTCGGCTGCAACGCCTGTGTGATCGCCTGCGTGTCGGAGAACAACATTCCGGCCGTCGGCAAGGAACAGGTGGCACGCGGTCGCGAAATGCACTGGATACGCATCGACCGCTATTACAGCGGCGACGACGACAATCCCGACACACTGTTGCAGCCCATGCTGTGCCAGCACTGCGAAAAGGCCCCGTGCGAAAACGTGTGTCCCGTGGCCGCGACGACGCACAGCCCCGAAGGTCTCAATGAAATGACCTACAACCGCTGTGTGGGGACGCGGTACTGCTCGAACAACTGTCCCTACAAAGTCCGCCGCTTCAACTATCTCGACAATCACACGGAGGACCGCGATCCGCTGTCGCTGGTGTTCAATCCCGACGTCACTGTGCGTATGCGCGGCGTGATGGAGAAGTGCACGTTCTGCGTGCAGCGCATCAACGGTGCGAAGCATCACGCGAAGAACGAAGGCCGCGACCGCCTGAACGACGGCGAAGTGC